One genomic segment of Salinigranum rubrum includes these proteins:
- a CDS encoding MTH865 family protein, whose protein sequence is MTDTASTTPLRAQLFETFDPATFPVQRPVELLPVMVDGRDVFVADDREFAALELALTVGEYLQFPYEAADDLVDDIVTALGRPMRG, encoded by the coding sequence ATGACCGACACAGCCTCGACAACCCCCCTCCGAGCGCAACTCTTCGAGACCTTCGACCCCGCGACGTTCCCCGTGCAACGACCGGTGGAACTCCTCCCCGTTATGGTGGACGGACGGGACGTGTTCGTGGCCGACGACCGCGAGTTCGCCGCGCTCGAACTCGCGCTCACCGTCGGCGAATACCTCCAGTTCCCCTACGAGGCCGCGGACGACCTCGTCGACGACATCGTCACCGCGCTCGGGCGGCCGATGCGGGGATAG
- a CDS encoding S1C family serine protease — protein sequence MASDPPGPSASRRELLALVAAGGASLAGCSAPSRTTETTTPGGSETDAPGTPAPSPTPASAAQRAPVAEDTYTAVYEETIPSVVLVRVYGPGGPLGQGSGFVFPDGSHVVTNQHVVDGGRTVRVRFHDGTWAEAELRGTDVYSDLAVLRVDAPETAPPLALVDEEPPIGTQVVALGAPFSLGGSVSAGVVSGVDRSLPSQSGFSIPDAVQTDAAVNPGNSGGPLVSLGGEVVAVINSGQGENVNFGVSAALTRRVVPALIERGAYEHAYMGVRLLDVVPSVAQANDLDRVQGVLVASVLPDGPAAGVLQGSQREATALGQRVPVGGDVVLALDGRPTPSQGALATHLAIRTEPGDTLDVRVLRDGEERTVSFELGARPAPE from the coding sequence ATGGCCTCCGACCCGCCCGGTCCCTCTGCCTCCCGCCGAGAACTGCTCGCACTCGTCGCCGCCGGGGGCGCGAGCCTCGCGGGCTGCTCGGCACCGAGTCGAACGACCGAGACCACGACGCCCGGGGGGTCCGAGACCGACGCGCCCGGTACGCCCGCGCCGTCCCCGACCCCCGCGAGCGCCGCCCAGCGCGCACCGGTCGCCGAGGACACCTACACCGCCGTCTACGAGGAGACCATCCCCTCCGTGGTGCTCGTCCGCGTCTACGGCCCCGGTGGTCCGCTGGGACAGGGCTCGGGCTTCGTTTTTCCCGACGGCTCTCACGTCGTCACGAACCAGCACGTCGTCGACGGGGGCCGGACCGTTCGCGTGCGGTTTCACGACGGCACCTGGGCCGAAGCCGAACTCAGGGGCACGGACGTCTACAGCGACCTCGCGGTCCTCCGCGTCGACGCGCCGGAGACGGCTCCGCCGCTCGCGCTCGTCGACGAGGAGCCACCCATCGGGACGCAGGTGGTCGCGCTCGGCGCGCCCTTCAGCCTCGGCGGGTCGGTGTCGGCGGGGGTCGTAAGCGGCGTCGACCGCTCGCTTCCGAGCCAGAGCGGCTTCAGCATCCCCGACGCCGTCCAGACCGACGCGGCGGTGAACCCCGGCAACTCCGGCGGGCCGCTCGTCTCGCTGGGCGGGGAGGTCGTCGCCGTCATCAACTCCGGCCAGGGAGAGAACGTCAACTTCGGCGTCAGCGCGGCGCTGACCCGGCGGGTGGTCCCCGCGCTGATCGAGCGCGGCGCGTACGAACACGCGTACATGGGCGTCCGCCTGCTCGACGTCGTTCCGTCGGTCGCGCAGGCGAACGACCTCGACCGGGTTCAGGGCGTCCTCGTCGCGAGCGTGCTCCCCGACGGACCCGCTGCCGGAGTCCTGCAGGGAAGCCAGCGGGAGGCGACCGCGCTCGGCCAGCGCGTCCCCGTCGGCGGCGACGTGGTCCTCGCGCTCGACGGTCGCCCGACGCCGAGTCAGGGCGCGCTGGCCACTCACCTCGCTATTCGGACCGAGCCAGGTGACACGCTCGACGTCCGAGTTCTGCGCGATGGGGAAGAGCGGACGGTCTCGTTCGAACTCGGCGCGCGTCCGGCCCCCGAGTAA
- a CDS encoding acyl-CoA thioesterase — MSDETATLAESHTEMTEYLLPNDTNDLGRALGGAVLHWMDICGAIAAMRFSNRQVVTASMDHVDFISPIDLGEVAVIEGYVFDVGRTSIDVKVDVRAENPRSDDTRKTTTSFFTFVALDEEGTPTQVPRLDCPTEAETELREDARSERRAQLEAVIERMEE; from the coding sequence ATGAGCGACGAGACCGCGACGCTGGCGGAGTCTCACACCGAGATGACCGAGTACCTCCTCCCGAACGACACGAACGACCTCGGTCGGGCGCTGGGCGGGGCGGTCCTCCACTGGATGGACATCTGCGGCGCCATCGCAGCGATGCGTTTCTCGAACAGACAGGTGGTGACGGCGTCGATGGACCACGTCGACTTCATCTCGCCCATCGACCTCGGCGAGGTGGCCGTCATCGAGGGCTACGTGTTCGACGTCGGCCGGACGAGCATCGACGTGAAGGTCGACGTCCGCGCGGAGAACCCCCGCAGCGACGACACCCGGAAGACGACAACCTCGTTTTTCACGTTCGTCGCTCTCGACGAGGAGGGGACGCCGACCCAGGTCCCCCGTCTCGACTGCCCGACGGAGGCCGAGACGGAACTCCGCGAGGACGCGCGTTCCGAACGGCGGGCACAACTGGAGGCCGTCATCGAGCGGATGGAGGAGTGA
- a CDS encoding NUDIX domain-containing protein, translating into MTAVDPSFCPACGITLETRPVEGRDRAYCPTCAEVVWRNPVPTAAAAVVDESQNPPAVLLVRRAQPPDAGEWGLPAGFVEHGEHPRDAAARELREETGLRVDPGTLALFDVDDLVHPSDRHLVSIAYAVSRDGTTGDPVAGSDARDARFWTLDALATAGETLRAFDRERVRGAMDAVSCPEGHV; encoded by the coding sequence GTGACCGCCGTCGACCCCTCCTTCTGCCCGGCCTGTGGAATCACCCTCGAAACGCGTCCGGTCGAGGGACGCGACCGAGCGTACTGTCCGACCTGTGCGGAGGTCGTCTGGCGAAACCCCGTCCCCACCGCCGCCGCGGCCGTCGTCGACGAGAGTCAGAACCCACCGGCGGTGCTTCTCGTTCGTCGAGCACAGCCGCCCGACGCGGGCGAGTGGGGTCTCCCGGCCGGCTTCGTCGAGCACGGCGAACACCCGCGCGATGCCGCCGCGCGCGAACTCCGCGAGGAGACGGGCCTCCGAGTCGACCCCGGCACGCTCGCGCTGTTCGACGTCGACGACCTCGTCCACCCGAGCGACCGCCACCTCGTGAGCATCGCCTACGCCGTCTCCCGAGACGGGACGACCGGCGACCCGGTCGCCGGCAGCGACGCGCGCGATGCCCGGTTCTGGACGCTCGACGCCCTCGCCACGGCCGGGGAGACGCTCCGAGCGTTCGACCGCGAGCGCGTCCGAGGGGCGATGGACGCCGTATCCTGCCCCGAAGGTCACGTTTGA
- a CDS encoding bifunctional nuclease family protein: MNHEAEVKGIGVGMSDDGSNVPAVILSARDEFLPIVITADQAQAIQLALSGEPFERPLTHDLLVDMITEFGGAIDSVRIDDLADGTFYAKVDAERYEDGEPRKFVFDARPSDAIALSVRVDCPIMVSDSVLDAAGQPPSQFDIEDDEDDFAR; this comes from the coding sequence ATGAATCACGAGGCCGAGGTCAAGGGTATCGGCGTCGGCATGAGCGACGACGGGTCGAACGTGCCCGCGGTTATCCTCTCGGCGCGCGACGAGTTCCTTCCGATCGTCATCACGGCGGACCAGGCACAGGCAATCCAGCTCGCGCTCTCGGGCGAACCGTTCGAGCGACCGCTCACACACGACCTGCTGGTCGACATGATCACCGAGTTCGGCGGCGCCATCGACTCCGTCCGCATCGACGACCTCGCGGACGGCACGTTCTACGCGAAGGTCGACGCCGAGCGGTACGAGGACGGCGAGCCACGCAAGTTCGTCTTCGACGCCCGCCCCTCCGACGCCATCGCGCTCTCGGTGCGAGTCGACTGCCCCATCATGGTCTCCGACAGCGTCCTCGACGCGGCCGGCCAGCCCCCCTCGCAGTTCGACATCGAGGACGACGAGGACGACTTCGCCCGCTGA
- a CDS encoding ArsR/SmtB family transcription factor — MARLLPSLSSSASDDASPRVIGLDSADADDLIGALSSRTARRILAALHEEPASASEIAAQVDSSLQNVQYHLGRMEEAGLVEVLETVYSEKGREMKVYTPSDKPLVVVAARESETSGLRDALTRLLGAVGVLGLVSLLVQFLLGRESAGGAAMSADSAEGARIAAETTTAAAATGLPPGLLFFLGGLVVILGTFVVWWIRTRR, encoded by the coding sequence ATGGCCCGCCTCCTGCCCTCCCTCTCCTCGTCGGCATCCGACGACGCCTCGCCGCGCGTCATCGGCCTCGACTCGGCCGACGCCGACGACCTCATCGGTGCGCTCTCCTCGCGGACCGCCCGTCGAATCCTCGCCGCGCTCCACGAGGAACCCGCGTCCGCCTCCGAAATCGCCGCCCAGGTCGACAGTTCGCTCCAGAACGTCCAGTACCACCTCGGCCGGATGGAAGAGGCCGGCCTCGTCGAGGTCCTCGAAACGGTGTACTCCGAGAAGGGCCGGGAGATGAAGGTGTACACGCCGAGCGACAAGCCGCTCGTCGTCGTGGCGGCGCGCGAATCGGAGACCAGCGGCCTCCGCGACGCCCTGACGCGCCTTCTGGGCGCGGTCGGGGTGCTCGGCCTCGTCAGCCTGCTCGTCCAGTTCCTCCTCGGGAGGGAATCCGCAGGGGGCGCGGCGATGAGCGCCGACAGCGCCGAGGGCGCCCGAATCGCGGCCGAGACCACCACCGCGGCCGCCGCGACCGGCCTCCCGCCGGGGCTGCTCTTCTTCCTCGGCGGACTGGTCGTCATCCTCGGGACGTTCGTCGTCTGGTGGATCCGAACGCGACGGTGA
- a CDS encoding TraB/GumN family protein, which translates to MSQDAAPSPQNGRVQVVGTAHVSKESVAEVEETIRAERPDVVAVELDEGRYRQMRGGTPDDIEPSDLLSGNTVFQFIAYWMLSYVQAQLGEKFDISPGADMLAAVDTAEEEGIDVALVDRDIQTTIQRFWARMSVVEKFRMAGGLAFGVSDARAVGVVVGLLAGVLVGPLVGLFGGSLGITPFVLGRVTGGVILAVAAGLALQTLAEGFTDGDDALVVGLGGGLAVGLVGGVGLGLAAPLVDRLSPFLVSAVGSLAIGIAVGVTAGGLCGLVAYRLGLGTYEDVEEFDVEDLTDADVVSVMMEEFRAFSPGGAEALIDERDAYIAHQLVALRQNGAHVVAVVGAGHRAGIESYLERPETLPPMESLVGVPQKRGIPWGKIVGVGLSVVFVGFFVLLAMAGVRNGFLLRVFAAWFLINGLFAAAGAKLAGARWLSAAVGGAVAWLTSVNPLLAPGWFTGYMELRHAPVNVADIGRLNELLADETRSIREIVSDMFDVPLFRLIMIVALTNIGSIVASLLFVAYVLPLFAADLGGVDAVTRLMLDGAANSADLLWRAVS; encoded by the coding sequence ATGAGTCAGGACGCGGCCCCCTCTCCGCAGAACGGACGGGTGCAGGTCGTCGGGACCGCCCACGTCTCAAAAGAGAGCGTGGCCGAGGTCGAAGAGACGATTCGGGCCGAGCGTCCGGACGTCGTCGCCGTCGAACTCGACGAGGGGCGCTATCGGCAGATGAGAGGTGGTACCCCGGACGACATCGAGCCGAGCGACCTCCTCTCGGGCAACACCGTGTTTCAGTTCATCGCCTACTGGATGCTCTCATATGTTCAGGCCCAGTTGGGCGAGAAGTTCGACATCTCGCCGGGCGCCGACATGCTCGCCGCAGTCGACACCGCGGAGGAGGAGGGAATCGACGTCGCCCTGGTCGACCGAGACATCCAGACCACCATCCAGCGCTTCTGGGCGCGGATGTCCGTCGTCGAGAAGTTCCGCATGGCCGGCGGCCTCGCCTTCGGCGTCTCCGACGCCCGCGCCGTCGGCGTCGTGGTCGGTCTCCTGGCCGGGGTGCTCGTCGGACCGCTCGTCGGCCTCTTCGGGGGCTCGCTCGGTATCACCCCGTTCGTACTCGGTCGCGTGACCGGCGGGGTGATCCTCGCCGTCGCCGCTGGACTGGCGCTCCAGACGCTCGCGGAGGGCTTTACCGACGGCGACGACGCGCTGGTCGTCGGACTCGGTGGGGGCCTCGCCGTCGGCCTCGTCGGCGGCGTCGGCCTCGGCCTGGCGGCCCCGCTGGTCGACCGCCTGAGCCCCTTCCTCGTCAGCGCCGTCGGGAGCCTCGCCATCGGCATCGCCGTCGGCGTCACCGCTGGCGGCCTCTGTGGACTCGTCGCGTACCGTCTCGGCCTCGGCACGTACGAGGACGTCGAGGAGTTCGACGTCGAAGACCTCACCGACGCCGACGTGGTGAGCGTGATGATGGAGGAGTTCCGCGCCTTCTCGCCGGGCGGCGCGGAGGCGCTCATCGACGAGCGCGACGCGTACATCGCCCACCAGTTGGTGGCGCTCCGGCAGAACGGCGCACACGTCGTCGCCGTCGTCGGCGCGGGCCACCGCGCCGGCATCGAGTCGTATCTCGAACGCCCGGAGACGCTCCCGCCGATGGAGTCGCTCGTCGGCGTGCCGCAGAAGCGGGGAATCCCGTGGGGCAAGATTGTCGGCGTCGGCCTCTCGGTCGTCTTCGTCGGCTTCTTCGTCCTCCTGGCGATGGCCGGGGTGCGCAACGGCTTCCTCCTCCGGGTGTTCGCCGCGTGGTTCCTCATCAACGGCCTCTTCGCCGCCGCGGGGGCCAAACTGGCTGGCGCGCGGTGGCTTTCGGCGGCCGTCGGCGGTGCGGTCGCGTGGCTCACCTCCGTCAACCCGTTACTCGCGCCGGGATGGTTCACGGGGTACATGGAACTGCGACACGCTCCCGTGAACGTGGCCGACATCGGCCGACTCAACGAACTCCTCGCGGACGAGACGCGTTCGATTCGGGAGATAGTCTCCGACATGTTCGACGTCCCGCTGTTCCGACTCATCATGATCGTCGCCCTGACGAACATCGGCAGCATCGTCGCGAGCCTCCTGTTCGTCGCGTACGTCCTGCCGCTGTTCGCGGCCGACCTGGGAGGTGTCGACGCCGTCACCCGACTGATGCTCGACGGGGCGGCTAACAGCGCCGACCTCCTCTGGAGGGCCGTCTCGTGA
- a CDS encoding DedA family protein has translation MDLTTTALDIIRLYGPLALCLFVFCETSMLFPFLPSEVIVPAAAVLLVTDLASFLVFVAAAGVGGTVGAFVPFAVSSRADVGEWTWLERYVHVSEGRVERSRVWFRRWGQSSVLWGRFFPVLRSVISIPAGFAGMSPARFGVFTAVGTVGFYAATGGLVYYGRQESFFATALAFAGDRPGLTVVGFLVALGAGVLAERWRRTRRE, from the coding sequence ATGGACCTCACGACGACCGCTCTCGACATCATTCGTCTGTACGGCCCGCTGGCGCTGTGTCTGTTCGTCTTCTGCGAGACGTCGATGCTCTTTCCGTTCCTGCCGAGCGAGGTCATCGTCCCGGCCGCCGCGGTGCTCCTCGTCACGGACCTCGCCTCGTTTCTCGTCTTCGTCGCCGCCGCCGGCGTGGGCGGTACGGTCGGCGCGTTCGTCCCGTTCGCGGTGAGTTCCCGGGCGGACGTCGGCGAGTGGACCTGGCTGGAACGGTACGTCCACGTCTCCGAGGGGCGGGTCGAGCGGTCGCGCGTGTGGTTCCGTCGGTGGGGTCAATCGTCGGTGCTGTGGGGGCGATTCTTCCCCGTGCTCCGCTCCGTCATCTCGATACCGGCCGGGTTCGCTGGGATGAGCCCGGCGCGATTCGGCGTCTTCACCGCGGTCGGAACGGTCGGCTTCTACGCGGCGACCGGCGGACTGGTCTACTACGGCCGACAGGAGTCGTTCTTCGCGACGGCCCTCGCGTTCGCGGGTGACAGGCCGGGCCTCACCGTCGTCGGGTTCCTCGTGGCGCTTGGCGCCGGAGTGCTCGCCGAGCGGTGGCGTCGGACGCGACGGGAATGA
- a CDS encoding nucleoside phosphorylase, with protein MTGDAEDPNDEVQYHVELAPGDTAGPVLLPGNPERVDVITDLWDDFEEQAYHREYRTATGTYDGAPITVTSTGIGSPSTAIAVEELARVGADTFIRVGSCGAIQPGMDVGDLVITSGAVRQEGTSHEYVRGDYPAVASHEVVSALVAAAERLDYDYHVGLTMSADAFYAGQGREGFEGFVAAGSETLVDELQEANVANIEMEASAILTLANLYGLRAGAVCSVFANRVTGEFQTEGESKASETASLAVSLLARMDEVKREAGVNEWHAGLSI; from the coding sequence ATGACCGGCGACGCCGAAGACCCGAACGACGAAGTCCAGTACCACGTCGAACTCGCCCCCGGCGACACCGCCGGGCCCGTCCTCCTCCCGGGGAACCCAGAGCGCGTCGACGTCATCACCGACCTCTGGGACGACTTCGAAGAGCAGGCGTACCACCGCGAATACCGCACCGCCACCGGCACCTACGACGGTGCGCCCATCACGGTCACCTCGACGGGAATCGGCTCACCCTCCACCGCTATCGCCGTCGAGGAACTCGCTCGCGTCGGTGCGGACACGTTCATCCGCGTGGGCTCGTGCGGCGCGATTCAACCGGGCATGGACGTCGGTGACCTCGTCATCACGTCGGGGGCGGTCCGACAGGAGGGGACGAGCCACGAGTACGTCCGCGGTGACTACCCGGCCGTCGCGTCTCACGAGGTGGTCTCGGCGCTCGTCGCCGCCGCCGAACGCCTCGACTACGACTACCACGTCGGGCTGACGATGAGCGCCGACGCGTTCTACGCCGGCCAGGGCCGCGAAGGGTTCGAGGGGTTCGTCGCCGCGGGGTCGGAGACGCTCGTCGACGAGTTACAGGAGGCGAACGTCGCCAATATCGAGATGGAGGCCTCGGCGATTCTCACCCTCGCGAACCTCTACGGTCTCCGCGCGGGTGCGGTCTGTTCGGTGTTCGCCAACAGAGTGACCGGAGAGTTCCAGACCGAAGGGGAGTCGAAGGCGTCAGAGACGGCGAGTCTCGCCGTGTCGCTCCTCGCGCGGATGGACGAGGTAAAACGCGAGGCAGGTGTGAACGAGTGGCACGCTGGACTGTCGATATAG
- a CDS encoding NAD(P)/FAD-dependent oxidoreductase, giving the protein MSTQVMVLGSGYAGTGAVQRLENELDGDADITWVSEHDYHLVLHEVHRCISTPSAESKVAIPIDEVKSPSTEFVKGRVTDVDVDERTVALEDGTELGYDYLLVALGSTTAFYGIEGLEEYSLELKGLDDAREINQQVTEAAEAATPTEPASVVVGGAGLSGIQSAGEIAEFRDEHDAPLDLHLVEGLDQVLPNMDPELQGALRRRLEERGINIMCGEFVSKVDEETIYIGGGEDTEPEELPYDVFIWTGGITGQPEMAACEVDKDERSNRVHAGSDFQTSDDRVFAVGDSALVEQGPDAIAPPTAQAAWQAADVAGENVARAVRGQPLKTWTHDDKGTVVSVGEDAVAHDVDGVPINVFGGAPARVLKKAIAARWIADVSSVSRAIDSWSDM; this is encoded by the coding sequence ATGAGTACGCAGGTTATGGTCCTCGGTTCGGGCTACGCCGGGACAGGTGCGGTGCAGCGCCTCGAGAACGAACTCGACGGTGACGCGGACATCACGTGGGTGTCGGAACACGACTACCACCTCGTCCTCCACGAGGTCCACCGCTGCATCAGCACTCCGAGCGCCGAGTCGAAGGTCGCGATTCCCATCGACGAGGTGAAGTCGCCGTCGACGGAGTTCGTCAAGGGCCGCGTCACCGACGTCGACGTCGACGAACGAACCGTCGCGCTCGAAGACGGCACCGAACTCGGCTACGACTACCTCCTCGTCGCCCTCGGCAGCACGACCGCCTTCTACGGTATCGAGGGACTCGAAGAGTACTCGCTCGAACTGAAGGGCCTCGACGACGCCCGCGAGATCAACCAGCAGGTGACGGAGGCCGCCGAGGCCGCGACGCCGACCGAGCCTGCGAGCGTCGTCGTCGGCGGTGCGGGGCTCTCCGGCATCCAGTCAGCCGGCGAAATCGCGGAGTTCCGCGACGAACACGACGCCCCCCTCGACCTCCACCTCGTGGAGGGTCTCGACCAGGTGCTCCCGAACATGGACCCCGAACTCCAGGGCGCGCTGCGTCGCCGTCTCGAAGAGCGCGGTATCAACATCATGTGCGGCGAGTTCGTCTCGAAGGTCGACGAGGAGACCATCTACATCGGCGGCGGCGAGGACACCGAGCCCGAGGAGCTCCCCTACGACGTCTTCATCTGGACCGGGGGTATCACGGGCCAGCCCGAGATGGCCGCCTGCGAGGTCGACAAGGACGAGCGATCGAACCGCGTCCACGCCGGCTCCGACTTCCAGACGTCGGACGACCGTGTGTTCGCCGTCGGTGACTCGGCACTCGTCGAGCAGGGTCCCGACGCCATCGCGCCGCCGACGGCACAGGCCGCCTGGCAGGCTGCCGATGTCGCCGGCGAGAACGTCGCCCGCGCCGTCCGCGGTCAGCCGCTGAAGACGTGGACCCACGACGACAAGGGGACCGTCGTCTCCGTCGGCGAGGACGCTGTCGCCCACGACGTCGATGGCGTGCCCATCAACGTGTTCGGTGGGGCGCCCGCCCGCGTGCTGAAGAAAGCCATCGCCGCCCGCTGGATCGCCGACGTGTCCAGCGTCTCCCGTGCGATCGACTCGTGGAGCGACATGTGA
- a CDS encoding sensor histidine kinase, translated as MRLRTKLIVVLVILALVLGTSLYGGLELYKEQATAREHDRAEETAAVVAAQIDATVEERRDFVGFAASRPDASSFDRADRFARGFVNDSRFYAAQVVAANGTVVAFSGDVTAESRERTIGSDVGDEPYVREALAGRIYVSDPEYASTGEYVAVISAPIVDDGETVGVLAAAVYIDTSTLLTPLQPLPSEHRAVTVLAGNETLYRAGPTFERTISGAARVEATGWTVRITRDRTSLDALLNEVRVAQTLGLILVLGIVSVVGGWQYRTTVTQMNRLKRAFDAAGSGRYDHDLSLSGGDEWRDIADGFDDLLRELSERERILERRRQRLDVLNRVLRHNLRNDLGVVLGYADMIRKGEASDPRNLAEIIHKRASTLVELGQSARETQDLMADVTEPEPVNVGRILLDTVDGLSTEFPAVRFETDVPIPAYASAISGIDTALRNVCENACEYNDAETACVDVSLTFLGDDRLRITVADNGPGIPLYEIDVLKRGHETALDHGSGLGLWLVQWVVDGSDGHLSVEQAEPRGTVVTIELDTASSPYDHPDR; from the coding sequence ATGAGGCTCCGAACCAAGCTCATCGTGGTCCTCGTGATTCTGGCGCTGGTCCTTGGTACGAGCCTGTACGGTGGGCTCGAACTCTACAAGGAGCAAGCGACGGCGCGCGAGCACGACAGAGCAGAGGAGACGGCGGCTGTCGTCGCGGCGCAGATCGATGCGACCGTCGAGGAGCGACGCGACTTCGTCGGCTTCGCCGCCTCACGGCCCGACGCGTCGTCGTTCGACCGGGCCGACCGCTTCGCCCGGGGCTTCGTCAACGACTCTCGGTTCTACGCGGCGCAGGTCGTCGCGGCCAACGGGACCGTCGTCGCGTTCAGCGGCGACGTCACCGCGGAGTCCCGCGAGCGGACGATCGGATCGGACGTCGGTGACGAACCGTACGTGCGGGAGGCGCTCGCCGGGCGAATCTACGTTTCGGACCCCGAGTACGCCTCGACGGGAGAGTACGTCGCGGTCATCAGTGCACCGATCGTCGACGACGGGGAGACGGTCGGCGTGCTGGCGGCGGCGGTGTACATCGACACGAGCACGCTCCTCACGCCGCTTCAGCCGCTCCCCTCGGAGCATCGTGCGGTCACCGTGCTCGCGGGGAACGAGACCCTGTATCGGGCGGGCCCCACGTTCGAGCGGACCATCTCCGGAGCGGCGCGCGTCGAAGCCACCGGCTGGACGGTCCGAATCACGCGCGACCGGACGAGCCTCGACGCCCTACTCAACGAGGTCAGGGTGGCACAGACACTGGGGTTGATTCTCGTCCTCGGCATCGTGAGCGTGGTCGGCGGCTGGCAGTACCGGACGACTGTCACACAGATGAACCGGCTCAAGCGCGCGTTCGACGCCGCCGGCAGCGGTCGGTACGACCACGACCTCTCGCTGTCCGGCGGCGACGAGTGGCGTGACATCGCGGACGGCTTCGACGACCTGCTCCGTGAACTGTCCGAACGCGAACGCATCCTCGAACGACGGAGACAGCGACTCGACGTACTCAACCGCGTCCTCCGACACAATCTCCGCAACGACCTCGGCGTGGTCCTCGGATACGCGGACATGATCCGGAAGGGTGAGGCGAGTGACCCACGGAACCTCGCCGAGATCATCCACAAACGGGCTAGCACCCTCGTCGAACTCGGCCAGTCGGCCAGGGAGACCCAGGACCTGATGGCGGACGTCACCGAACCCGAACCCGTCAACGTGGGGCGGATACTCCTCGACACCGTCGACGGCCTCTCGACGGAGTTCCCCGCCGTTCGGTTCGAGACGGACGTGCCGATTCCGGCGTACGCGTCCGCGATTTCGGGCATCGACACCGCGCTCCGGAACGTCTGCGAGAACGCGTGTGAGTACAACGACGCCGAGACGGCGTGTGTCGACGTCTCGCTCACGTTCCTCGGCGACGACCGCCTCCGCATCACCGTCGCCGACAACGGCCCGGGAATCCCCTTGTACGAGATCGACGTGCTCAAGCGTGGGCACGAGACGGCGCTCGACCACGGCAGCGGTCTCGGTCTCTGGCTCGTCCAGTGGGTCGTCGACGGGTCCGACGGCCACCTCTCCGTCGAGCAGGCCGAGCCGCGAGGGACCGTCGTGACGATCGAACTCGATACGGCCTCGTCCCCGTACGACCACCCCGACCGCTGA